From a single Gimesia fumaroli genomic region:
- a CDS encoding type IV secretory system conjugative DNA transfer family protein — translation MNQLIRVPTQKQSPSRQKRSFYSSKQLFQKSMAGILISGDSGFGKSNAMKVLMQSLALEGYGWMFISPHGEDPEDMRDWCLAQKESIRNRVIYIDPADTSRTTCINPLSVEPSSDPIQYRARLTNKIGHVSRILLAAWGEEDFNSRPRLFTWTMRILTTLAQLGLPLADAKQFLDVGSDIYNALVQAVPDVMARHFFEHLAAGRPQDIREEIESTRNRILGFFSNPITEAMLSRTTSVLDFGQLRRKNAIVIVNLRRGGVLREEDQQILANLFIAELLHDVFNSERPVPYFAFLDELPVFAKGSGPELTAAAGQIRKFLLRLVCATQGANPFPDRADDRLLNALIGQCGLHFLFRHKHPYDAKFFGEIIGLPTYDPKRVKHEMVQTQQYQAGHDLVTLMDRSESESETEGTGGSESDGTTDTEQWSDTDSHSTGTSNNRSDSSGYTKQMQQLQNAVSQSQSQATGTSTNSSEGKSTTKGGSRGNSHQTSRSWSKSAGKTFGKTYKQSLVPRLRWRSVVTGITYFTPQEHQMMNATLLASLQIGEAIAHGSENPMKIQFPLAQDPARWSPRFVAQHVEQYLQILTQIFPSPREVLQAHQTELETMIKNLGLALPEKDTGDDPFPN, via the coding sequence ATGAATCAACTGATCCGAGTTCCCACACAGAAACAATCTCCATCGCGACAGAAGAGATCGTTCTATTCATCAAAGCAGCTCTTTCAGAAGAGCATGGCTGGTATCCTGATTTCTGGTGATTCAGGATTTGGAAAGTCGAATGCGATGAAGGTGCTGATGCAATCATTGGCTCTTGAGGGATACGGGTGGATGTTTATTAGTCCACATGGCGAAGATCCTGAAGATATGCGTGATTGGTGTCTGGCACAAAAGGAATCAATCCGTAACCGAGTGATCTACATCGATCCGGCTGATACGTCACGGACGACGTGTATCAATCCCCTTTCGGTGGAACCAAGCTCTGACCCCATTCAATATCGTGCCCGGTTGACCAATAAAATCGGGCATGTCAGCCGGATTCTGCTGGCTGCCTGGGGCGAAGAAGATTTCAATAGCCGGCCTCGGCTGTTTACCTGGACGATGCGCATTCTGACCACACTGGCTCAACTTGGTCTACCGCTTGCCGATGCCAAACAATTCCTTGATGTCGGTTCAGATATTTACAATGCTCTCGTACAAGCAGTGCCGGACGTGATGGCAAGACACTTCTTTGAGCACCTGGCTGCCGGGCGTCCGCAGGATATTCGAGAGGAAATAGAAAGCACTCGCAATCGTATTCTCGGGTTTTTCAGCAATCCGATTACCGAAGCGATGCTCTCCCGGACAACGAGTGTGCTCGACTTCGGACAGTTACGCCGAAAGAATGCGATCGTAATTGTGAATCTCAGGCGGGGTGGTGTATTACGGGAAGAAGACCAGCAGATTCTCGCGAATCTGTTCATCGCCGAGTTGTTGCATGATGTGTTCAACAGCGAAAGACCAGTCCCCTATTTCGCTTTCTTAGACGAGCTTCCGGTCTTTGCCAAAGGGTCGGGACCGGAACTGACAGCAGCAGCCGGTCAAATACGGAAGTTTTTATTGCGGCTGGTTTGTGCCACACAGGGAGCCAATCCATTTCCGGATCGTGCAGATGATCGTTTGCTCAATGCGTTGATTGGTCAGTGTGGGCTGCATTTTTTGTTCCGGCATAAGCACCCCTATGATGCGAAGTTTTTCGGAGAGATCATTGGTCTTCCCACCTATGATCCTAAACGTGTCAAACACGAAATGGTGCAGACCCAGCAATATCAGGCAGGGCATGATCTCGTCACGTTGATGGATCGCAGTGAAAGTGAGTCTGAAACGGAGGGCACCGGTGGCTCCGAATCGGATGGCACGACTGACACCGAACAATGGAGTGATACCGACAGTCATTCAACGGGGACATCAAACAACCGCTCTGATTCATCAGGTTATACCAAGCAGATGCAACAACTCCAGAATGCGGTGAGTCAGTCTCAGTCCCAGGCGACTGGGACTTCGACCAATAGTTCGGAAGGAAAGTCTACGACAAAGGGAGGATCACGAGGGAACTCTCATCAGACCAGTCGCAGTTGGTCGAAATCAGCCGGAAAAACGTTCGGAAAAACATATAAACAATCGCTGGTTCCCCGACTGCGGTGGCGGTCGGTGGTGACCGGGATTACCTATTTTACTCCCCAGGAACATCAGATGATGAATGCCACGCTGCTTGCGTCGCTACAGATTGGAGAAGCGATTGCCCACGGATCAGAGAACCCGATGAAGATTCAGTTCCCTCTCGCACAAGACCCCGCAAGATGGTCGCCCAGATTTGTGGCTCAACATGTCGAACAATACTTACAAATTCTGACCCAGATATTTCCTTCGCCGCGCGAGGTGTTGCAAGCACACCAAACTGAACTGGAAACCATGATCAAAAATCTGGGGCTGGCATTGCCGGAAAAAGATACCGGTGATGACCCTTTCCCCAATTGA
- a CDS encoding replication-relaxation family protein — protein sequence MITTRDIPVLAALGRYFLMNRRMIQQECYPTDVDGRLSRRRLSALVRDGYISKQRMLVVNPRDETPAPVYHLAKQGCQFLAEHFEDDRYLAKPTSIAQPMHLYHYLAVANTHILLDKAIAQSEVKLMTWCNEQEFLNPENPDPKQRIRLYAELKTAPKKIICAPDSGFLLEVDGHRGVFYLEQDRDRDNYSHNRVAALKSPGYTELHRQQRHRKQFPATTLNRFTVVMVAPNEKRRDALRRAFHKKTGADFWRFASLTELTPQTFLHERVWYRTDSAEPQPLVKTTAPSTISSELTLNREETDNALALSKP from the coding sequence ATGATAACCACACGTGACATCCCGGTACTTGCTGCCTTGGGACGGTATTTTCTGATGAACCGTCGCATGATCCAGCAGGAGTGTTATCCGACCGACGTGGATGGTCGGCTTTCACGTCGGCGCCTCTCGGCACTGGTGCGGGATGGTTATATCAGCAAACAAAGAATGCTGGTTGTCAACCCGCGCGATGAGACACCTGCTCCCGTCTATCATCTGGCGAAGCAGGGTTGCCAGTTTTTAGCGGAGCATTTTGAAGATGATCGGTATTTAGCGAAACCGACCAGCATTGCGCAGCCGATGCACCTGTACCATTATCTGGCAGTCGCCAACACGCATATTTTGCTCGACAAAGCGATTGCACAGAGCGAAGTCAAATTGATGACCTGGTGCAACGAGCAGGAGTTTCTCAATCCGGAGAACCCTGATCCCAAGCAGCGAATTCGCTTATATGCTGAACTGAAGACAGCCCCTAAAAAAATCATCTGTGCTCCGGACTCCGGTTTTCTGCTGGAAGTAGACGGGCATCGTGGCGTCTTTTACCTGGAGCAGGATCGAGACCGTGATAACTACAGTCACAATCGTGTCGCTGCGTTGAAGTCTCCCGGCTATACGGAACTCCATCGCCAACAACGGCATCGGAAACAGTTTCCGGCCACGACTCTGAATCGGTTCACCGTGGTGATGGTTGCACCGAATGAAAAACGGCGCGATGCATTACGGCGTGCTTTTCATAAAAAAACAGGCGCGGATTTCTGGCGGTTCGCCTCACTGACGGAATTAACACCCCAAACATTCCTGCATGAACGGGTCTGGTATCGTACCGATTCCGCCGAGCCACAACCGTTGGTCAAGACAACGGCACCGTCAACCATATCATCGGAACTAACTCTCAATAGAGAGGAGACAGACAATGCGTTGGCCCTCTCAAAACCATGA